The Cyclobacterium amurskyense genome contains the following window.
TCGCAGAGGTCCCCCCTTGGCTGATCAATTGCTTTTTGATAACCACATTGCTACGATTTAAAAACAAAACATAAAAATACTCAATTGCCTCGTCTAACAACTCCGGACGCATTAGGGCATAAACATCTGCCGAGGAGGTTATTTTTACTTTCTTCTGAGGCTCTGAGCCCTTCCTTCTTCTTCCCAGCTCGAGCGCACTTACTATACTTATTGCTTTGGCCTCCCCTATGCCTTTGAATTTCTTCAAATCATTTACCGACAACCTCGCAAGTTGGGCCAAATCATTATTGACACTGTGTAATATGTACTTGGAAAGGTCCACGGCGCTAAGATTACGGGACCCCGACCCTATAAGAATGGCGATTAGTTCTGCATCCGTAAGCTGAGACTTACCTCTCAACAAAAGCTTCTCTCGAGGCCGATCCTCTTCAGCAAGGGCAGATATCCTGATTGACCTGTAATCCTCCATAGGCAAAAAACGAATAGATCCATTTAATGAAAAAGCCCTATTTAACCGGTTTTGTTGGCACACACAAAAATATAAATACCTGATTACTTAGGGTATATCCTCTAAAAATATAAAAAAATAGGCATAAAAAAAACCTTGCTAAAAAGCAAGGTTTAAATTTCTTGTAAAACGAACTCTTAAAGTGCGTTCACAAACCTAGTCAATTTTGACTTTTTGTTTGCAGCATTGTTTTTATGAAGAACGTTCTTCTTAGCCAGCCTGTCCAACATGGAAGTAACCTGGTTTAAAAGTGCCTGAGCTTCCGCCTTGTCTTCAGTATTTTTCAATCTTTTGATGAAAGTCCTGGTGGTTTTGGCCTGGTACCTGTTTCTTAACCTTTTGGCTTCATTTGCACGAATTCTCTTTAAAGCCGACTTGTGATTTGCCATATTATATATAATTAACTTTTCCTTTTTTGCTTAATATTGGATCGCAAATTTAGCTGTTTTATTTTTAATTGCAAAACAATTAAGTAAATATGCCTAAATAGAAGATTTCAAAATCTACAATTTTTTCACTATTTTGAATTTGTGATATTACATTCAAATTTAAAAAGAAGATGGATACTGTGTTTTTCCCTTTTAATGGCCTGTAGTTTTCAAGAGCTTTCGGCTTGGGGATTTTATGCACACCGGCTGATCAACAGACAGGCTGTATATTCACTACCGCCAGAACTAATGGTGTTTTTCAAGCCACACCTGACCTATATCACCGACAAGGCCGTCAACCCTGACAGGCGAAGGTATGCCGTTAAAGGTGAAGCTGAAAAACATTATATAGATCTCGATATATATGGAGACAGTGCTGTTTACAAGCTCCCAAGATTCTGG
Protein-coding sequences here:
- the rpsT gene encoding 30S ribosomal protein S20 → MANHKSALKRIRANEAKRLRNRYQAKTTRTFIKRLKNTEDKAEAQALLNQVTSMLDRLAKKNVLHKNNAANKKSKLTRFVNAL
- the radC gene encoding RadC family protein, with amino-acid sequence MEDYRSIRISALAEEDRPREKLLLRGKSQLTDAELIAILIGSGSRNLSAVDLSKYILHSVNNDLAQLARLSVNDLKKFKGIGEAKAISIVSALELGRRRKGSEPQKKVKITSSADVYALMRPELLDEAIEYFYVLFLNRSNVVIKKQLISQGGTSATIADPKLIFKYGMENLASAIILVHNHPSGNLKPSSADISLTKRLCLVGKNLELPVLDHVIFTDVGYFSFADESMI